The nucleotide sequence GTGTGCCCATATCTGATCCGCTTCGCCATGTGGTTTTCCCGATCTAATTTTTGGCAAAAAAACAAAGGTAGGTAAAGCCATCCGTACCTGCCAACCCGCTTCTATCCGACTGCCTGGCGCGGGATCCCGCGATTCCAAAATCAGTTTGCCACACCCCAGGCTTTTTCCTTATTTTTGTTCAGACCTTACTACCTGAACTAATACTGAATCATAGTAGTTTGCGTTTCATATCACCTGATCTTCTGGTACAAGAACTGAATCCGTTATATCAATGAAAAGGAATTCGCTACTGCTTTGGCTGGTCATTTCAGCTTTTCTATTTTCCTGCCGGGAAAAAAACATCGTTCCGGAAGGCAATCCAGCCGATACCGAGGTCAATAACTGGATTTACGATAACATGAAAACCTGGTATTTCTGGAACGACAAGTTGCCCACTAGTCCCGATTTTACGCCCGATCCGCAGAGTTTTTTTCAATCGATTCTCTACAAATACGACGCTACGCTGCGTCCCGACGGCGATCGCTTTTCCTGGCTAGAGGCAAGTGCTGATGAGTTGAAAGCCTCTCTCAGCGGTGAAACGACCAGCCCTGGCCTGGAATTCAGGCTGATCCGCTACGCGAGCGGAGGCGACGATCTGTTCGGAATCGTCACGTATGCGATCAAAGGTTCACCCGCCGAGAAGGCCGGGTTCAAACGCGGCGATTTCTTTACGCATGTCAATGGGCAGAAACTGACCGTCGACAACTATTACGCTTTGCTGTATACGGATAGTGAGGCAAAGGTATTCACGATGGGTGAGCTTGATGCGGATAAAAAAGTAGTGAGCAGCACGGCTACCCGCACCGTCACGCCTACCGTGATTCAGGCTGATCCGGTATATTTCGATACTACTTTCGTGAAAGGCGACAAGCGCGTGGGGTACCTGGTGTACCATCAGTTTATTCCCGGCCCCAATGGCAGCAGCAGCAATACCTACGATCAGGAACTGGAGAAAGTATTTGCCGATTTCAAGAGCAAGAATGTCAATGAATTGGTGATCGACTTTCGGTACAACCGGGGCGGCTACGTCAGTTCAGCCACCCAAATCGCCAGCCTCATCGGAAAAGGTACCTCGGACAAGGACGTTTTCTATTACAAAGAATATAACAAAACCGTCACGCCCGACCTCGAGAAGCAGTACGGGAAAGACTACTTTCACGATAACTTTCTGAACAAGACCCAGAACCTGGGTGGAAACCTGAACCGCGTATTTTTCCTTACCTCCACCTCCACGGCTTCGGCCAGCGAGCTGGTTATCAACGGCCTACAACCGTTTATGAATTTATACCTGATCGGGGGAAAGACAACCGGGAAAAACGTCGGGTCCATCACGCTCTCTGACAAGTCGAAACGTATCAAGTGGGGCATTCAACCCATCGTGTCGCGCTCGTCGAACAGTCTGCACAGTTCCGATTATACGGCGGGCTTCACGCCCGATGTAGCCAAAACCGAAGGTACCCTGCTGTATCCGTATGGTGATCCCCGCGATCCGTTGCTGGGCGAAGCCCTGTTCCAAATTTTCGGCACGCGGGTAGCCCGCCGGGGCGTGGAGGATTCAGATCAGCCTCAGGCCGGTCCGCAAGTACATTCATCCATCGACCGGCACGCCGCAGGCGGCAATATGTTCTTCAATTCGCCCAACGAGTAAACTCTGTAAAAAAGTTTTTAGTACCATGCCATCCGCTGCGCAACGGATGGCATGGTTTTTTGTTTCAGGTCTTCGTACATTGTACACTTACTCATTTAATTTGCACCCCTTAAATCAAGAAAAATCATGGGAATTTTAACGTGGATCTTCGTAGGACTCGTCGCGGGCGGCATTGCCAAAGCCATTCATCCGGGCAAAGATCCCGGTGGCTTCATCGTCACGATGCTAATTGGTATTGCAGGAGCTATTGTTGGAGGATTTATCGCCAGCGCGCTCAACATGGGAACCGTGGATGGCTTTAACATTGGTAGTCTCTTCATCGCTATCCTGGGCGCTATTCTGTTGCTGTGGCTGTACCGCAAATTTAGCGGCAACAAAGCATAGGAAAGGTACCACTATATTCCAAAAGAAGGCCGCGGATGTTTCCGTGGCCTTCTTTTATTTCACGGGTGGAACGTACTCCCTTCTGCGCTCCACGTAAAACAAAAGCGCGGAATCCAATGGACTCCGCGCTTTTGTAAATAAAAAAATTGATGACACAAATCGTCTATGGCCAACTAAATAATTGCTTCTGCCAGAACGAGCACTTTATTTTTCAACACCTCCACTACACCGCCGTCAATGCGGTACGTTTGCTTCGCAGCGGCAGCTGTTTCCACCACCACATCGCCCACACCCAGGGTACTTACCAGCGGAGCGTGATTGTTGAGTACCTGAAACTGGCCTTCGGTACCGGGGAACGTTACCGCAGTAGCTTCACCGGCGAATACTTTTTTATCAGGAGTTATTATTTCTAAATGCATGAGTCGTTGGTTTATTTCGCCGCGTCGGCCATCATCTTCTCACCCTTAGCGGTGGCATCTTCAATGGTACCTACGAGGTTGAAGGCCATTTCGGGCAGATGGTCAAACTCACCATCCATAATCTGATTGAAGCCTTTGATGGTATCGTTAATATCTACCAGTACCCCTTTCAGGCCTGTGAATTGCTCCGCCACGAAGAAGGGCTGCGATAGGAAACGCTCCACACGGCGCGCGCGCGATACAACCAGCTTATCTTCATCGGAAAGTTCTTCCATTCCCAGAATCGCGATGATATCCTGCAATTCCTTATAACGCTGCAATACGTTCTTGACGCGCTGGGCGCAATCGTAGTGCGCGGCACCGAGGTTCTCGGCGGTCAGGATACGCGAATTGGAATCCAGGGGATCCACAGCGGGATAGATTCCCTTTTCGGCTACTTTCCGGCTCAGTACCGTCGTGGCGTCAAGGTGGGTAAAGGTAGTGGCGGGTGCGGGGTCAGTTAAGTCATCAGCAGGTACGTATACGGCCTGTACTGATGTAATGGATCCGCGCTTGGTAGAAGTAATGCGCTCCTGCATGGCACCCATTTCGGTAGCCAGGGTAGGTTGGTACCCTACCGCTGAAGGCATCCGACCCAAAAGAGCCGATACTTCAGAACCCGCCTGCGTAAAGCGGAAAATATTGTCAATAAAGAAAAGTATATCGCGTCCCTGACCTTCGCCATCGCCGTCGCGGAAGTACTCGGCCACGGTCAAACCCGAGAGGGCCACCCGGGCGCGGGCTCCGGGAGGTTCGTTCATTTGTCCGAACACAAAGGTAGCCTGCGAATCTTTGAGTTCGTTGTAGTCCACTTTACTCAGATCCCAGCCGCCTTCTTCCATGCTGTGCTTGAATGCATCGCCGTACTTGATGATACCGGCTTCGATCATCTCACGCATCAGGTCATTTCCCTCACGGGTACGCTCACCTACTCCGGCAAATACCGAAAGTCCGGCGTACGCTTTGGCAATATTGTTGATCAGTTCCTGAATCAAAACGGTCTTGCCTACTCCGGCTCCACCGAACAGCCCGATCTTACCACCTTTCACATAGGGAGCCAGGAGGTCGATAACTTTGATTCCGGTAAAGAGTACTTCGGTGGAAGTAGCCAAATCCTCAAACTTAGGGGCAGAACGGTGAATTGACAAACCATCCGTTTTGTCCACATCCTGAAGTCCGTCGATGGCATCCCCCACGACGTTGAAAAGGCGGCCTTTGATGGCTTCGCCGATGGGCATCCGGATGGGTGAGCCGAAAGACTTCACCTCCATGCCCCGCTGCAAGCCTTCGGTTCCATCCATCGCGATGGTGCGAACGCGGTCTTCGCCAAGGTGCTGCTGGCATTCCAGGATTACTTTCTGGCCGTTGGGCTTTACGACTTCCATTGCATCCAGAATGGAGGGAATGAATTCGCTGTTTTCAAATGATACGTCAACTACGGGGCCAATTACCTGCGTAACTTTGCCTATGTTTGTCACGTTCGCCATCTTTTTAGTAATGAGTGAATTGTGATTGGGTAAATGAGAGAATACTATTGATCAGATTGTTACACTTTGTCTTTGCACGCTTGAAAATCGGCCATAGGCCTTTTTTCAGACCGCAAAATTAGCCGATAATTTGGTCAGTACCAAGAGCGCACCTACTCATTTATTGGATATTTTTTAGAATTAAGCCCTCTTTTCACGAAAAGTGTATAGAAATTTTCAGAAAGGGCGTTTTGCATTTTATGAAACAACTCTTTTTCTGGCGGTCCTGGCCCGCCGCTGAACGACGGATCGCGCATTGGGCGCTGGGAATCCTGAGTCTGAGTCTGCTATTTTTCCTGGCCACCATCATTGACCCGCTTGCCAATACGGTACATTGGGACGTTTTGAGCGAACTATCCGAAATCCCTTCGGTGGTGGATATTCTGCCGCTCGACGGCTGGCAATTCGGCGTGACCGTCCCCTCCTTTCTGACGATGGAGCAGTTCCTGGCCGCACCGATGGAGTTGCCCGTCAATCTCATCCGTTTCGGAGGCATTCTGGCCCTGCTCGGTCTTTGCGTGATCCTGGCCGCCCTCACCGCCCTACCGCGCTTCTGGTACCTGGGCAGCATGGTCACTTTCATTCTGCTGGTGGCGGCCTGCCGCCTCGAAACCCTGGGCTTATTCGGGGAAGGGTCGCGCCTTTTCTTTATCATCGTGGTAGTCGCCTTCGGCGGACTCAGCTACTACCTTCACGCATTCCGCTCCGACTGGGACATCCGCGTCCGGATTCTGGCCTTCATAGGTTTGACAGCCCTTATGGTTTTGCTGGTGGCGCTGGCTTCACCGGTTGCCGAACCGATGCTGACGTTTGCGGCTTTCAGTTACCCCCTATGGCTACCGCTCTCGGTCATTTTCCTGCTCATGTCCGCCACCGAAATCATGGCTGGCCTGGTATGGTTAAGTACCAGCGGTCGCAAGGGAAAATCCTCGTTCAACAATTTTCTGATCATCAGTAGTTTTTACCTCCTGACGCTACTGCTGCTCTATTTGAAAAACACGCAGCGGATCGAGTGGAATACCTTTATCTTGAACCCTGCGGCGCTGGCGCTGGCGGCGGGTCTACTGGGTATCTGGGGTTTCCGCAAGCGACTGCATGCCGCTTCCGAGGTACTACACTTTCGTTCGGCCGGTTTCTGGCTCTACATTGGACTATTTACGGTAGCGTTATGTTTCGGTGGGTACGCAGCCGCCACGGCCAATGATCCGGTGCTGGAAGTACTGGAAGACATGACCGTGGAGGGACAACTGGCCATGAGCGCGCTGTTCTATTTTTATGTTCTGGCCAATTTCCTGCCGCTTTTCAGGCAGGGGCTTCCGGTACATAAGGTACTCTACAAGCCCCTGAAATTCGGCCTCATGCAAACCCGGCTGCTGGGCTTTGGGGGAGTCGTTTTCCTGATCGCCACGCAGGGAATATTACCCTTGTACCAGGGTGTGGCGGGGTACTTTAATGGCTTGGGAGATCTTTACACTAAAACGAAAGAGTACACGCTGGCCGAGCAGTACTATAAATTCGCCCTTCAGCAGGAATTCCAGAACCATAAGTCCAACTACGCGCTGGCTTCCCTCGCGCTGCGGCAGGACGACAAAACCGCCGCAGCCTATTATTTCAAACAGGCTACCCTGAAAAACCCTTCGCCGCAGGCTTACGTAGGCCTGGGTGGGGTACTGACGCAGGAGAGCTTGTTTTTCGACGCCGTTTCCAGCTATCAGGAAGGGATTAAAACGTTTCCGAAAAGCAGCGAACTCCTCAATAATCTGGGGATTCTGTACGCCCGCACCAACGTGGCCGATTCGGCTTACTATTACCTCGACCGTGCCGAGCAGGCCGATCGGAGTAATGACATACCGGCCACTAATTTGCTGGCGCTGTATGCTAAGAATACCGATACGGAACTGTTGGATTCCCTCGCCGAGTCTACTGTCGACCGCGACTACTACCCTTGGCAGGCCAACTGGCTGGCGGTGCAAAATCTGCGGCAGCAGTTCGATAAGCAACCTTTTGCTGCCAAAGCCATCCGCCCCGATTCGCTGCTGAACGTATCGGGGCTCGCCTACCTGGTCAACTATTCGCTCAATCAGGCCCGACACGATACTATGCCCGTACGGCTGATTGCGGCACTGGCCGATAAGAATCCACTGCTGGCCGATGACCTGTTACTCCCCTCGCTGTATGCCGATTTTTATTCAGGCAACCGACAGCGGGCCCTCGAATCCATGCAGGTTTTGGTAGAAAACGGCGGGGAGAAAGTCGAACTCTACCGTAAGATTTTCGGTCACTGGCTGCTTCAGCTCGGACTGTACGAGCAGGCGGCGGAACAATTCGGCCTGGTCGAAGGGGCCGAAGGATTGATCGGGCAAATCCTGGCCAATGCGTTCCGGGGGCAACCCGCCATTGCCGGCGTGTTGATCGAAGGCTTGCCCGCCCGCGGGGCCGAAGGCGCAATGGCTCTCCTGCGGAAAACCCTGGCTTCGGGTTTCAAGCCACCCATCCTGGGCGACTCCCTTTTGCGGGTGGCCCAGGGTACCCCCTCTCTGGAAGCTTACCGAAAAGCGTGGCAGGCCAATCCGTACCATGGACGCACGGTGGCAGCAGCAGCCGATTACCTCCGTCGGCATCGGCAATCGGCCCGTGCCTACGAACTGGTGGTGAATGCGCTGCAATTCAACCAAACCTCCCCACTGCTTTGGGAACAGTACGCCTACCTGAGTGTTGAACAGGGGCTACTGGCGCAGGGTGACGAGGCCGCCGACCAGGTACAGCAACTCACTTCCGATGCCGACTATCAGGCATTTCTGAATCGCTATCAGCCCATGCGGGCACTCATCGAAAAACGGCGCGCCGAGTTTAGATGATGCGTTATTTTTGAACTTCGTGACTAGCTGGTGGCCGTTAGCAATGGGCTGATGGCTTCTCGTACATTCTTAAAAGGCTGGTAGCCATTTGCTTTTCAAAAAATGAATCTAAGCTGGCGGATGCTTGGTCTGGCGCGGGAATACCGTCTGTTCAATGGCAAACAGATTGTTGGTCTTTTGAAGAACAACGTCTGGAACAGCCGGGCTTACGGCGAATTCAAAGGCCACCTGATGCGGTTTGAGAAAGACAGCAAGCGCAGGTACCAGGCAAGTATTCTGGACATTGAGGGCGAAAAGGTACTAGGTACCATTGAGTTCGGGTACTTTCCCCGCACAGCGACCATTCATTATGAAGGAGAAATCTTTACGTGGAAATCTTTGCAAAAAAATGGCTGGGGTAGCTGGGCCGTAGGCAATGCGGAAGAAGAAAGTCAGTACCTGTCCTCGAACAGGATAGGTACCCAGGGTGCCATCACCGAGGGGTACCTACCCCCGCTTGTCACGATGGCGGGTCTTTATATTCACAGCTATTTTTTCAGAAGATCCCTTCTGAGTATAGTGGTAGGATTTGCACTGGGGGTACTGATGGGGTACTTTGTAAATTGAAATTAAAAAGCGGATCATGAAGGTTCTAAAAATAGTCGGTATTGTGGTGGGGGTTATCGTCCTGGTATTTGCAGGGCTGGCCACCTACGCGTACTTTACTTATTTTAATATAGAGGGTGATTACGTCGCCAACTTCATGGCCAAAAATCCTACCAAAAGTGCCCTCTACTGGATGCGGAACGACAGCTTGGTGGCTGAGCAAAATCCTGACCAGAAAATGCCTTTGGCCAGTACGGTCAAAATCATCATCGCCATTGAGTTTGCTCAGCAGGTTTCTTCCGGCAAGATCAACCCGGCCGACCAGGTACCCCTCGGCGAACCGGCCCGTTTCTATATTCCCGAAACCGACGGCGGGGCGCATCCCGCCTGGCTAAAGCATCTTAACGAAAAGAATCTGGTACAGGATGGCAAGGTACCCCTCCTGGAAATTGCCAAAGGTATGATCCGGTTCAGCAGCAATGCCAACACCGAGTACCTGATGTGGCGGCTGGGTCTGAATGCGATCAATGCCAACCTGTCGGCTTTGGGTCTGGCCCAACACGACTCGCTCTATCCGTTCGCATCGGCGCTCTACGTGTGTTCGGACGAAAATTCGGCCAAGGGGCTGCAACTGATGGGTATGGACCTCTACAAGAAAAAAGCCGGGCAGTACTTCGAAACCCTGAAAGTGGATACGACGGTAAAAGCAAAATTCAACTTCGCCCACCTCAGCATGCCCGTACAGCGGGTGTGGTCCGACCGCCTGCCCGGAAGTACCGTTCGCGAGTACGATAGTATTTTACAAAAAATTCAGAGTCGTACCTACTTCGATTCTACGGCGCAGGGTACCCTGGAGAAGATCATGGAATGGCCGATGGAAGCCTTCGACAGCAACCGCCAGAAATACCAGCATCTGGGTGCCAAAGGGGGCTCTACGGCATTTGTGCTGACATACGCCCTTTATGCTACCGATCGACAGGGCAACCGTACCCGCTTGGTTTTTTTCTTCAATGACCTGACTCCCTTGGAGGGCAAGTTCTTGCAGACCATGTTAACCGAGTTTCAACAAAAAGTGCTTTCTGGTAGCGCAGAGGTTCGACAGGAAATTTTGAAAACCCTAAGTACCCCATCCATCGGCGACTAAGCAGTTTATTAAAACTCCATGAGATATGTCTTATTCCTTCTTTATTGTGGTGTCGCGCTGTCTGCCTGCGCTCAGTCCGAGGAGGTACATTTGAAGGAATTGCGGCAGAAATGGAGTAACGCCAAAACCTACACCCTGGCGCTGGCCGAGTCCATGCCCGCCGAAAAATACGGTTTCCGTCCGGTGGCAGAAGAAATGTCGTTTGGTGAGCAGTTGGTACATTTGTCGTCCAACATGGTGTGGTTATGTTCTGATTATCTGTCCGGTGCAAAACCACCCCACAACCGGAAGGAAATTGAGGGGTACTCCGCAAAACCGAAGGATGAGGTACTTAAAATCGTAGAAGAATCGTTGGATTACGCCGCCGCGACTTTAAAGAATTTCGACCCAAAGCAACTCAATGAGCCGGTCCAATTTTTCGCCGGCCCCATGACCAGGCGGCAGATTATCCTGCTCATGAACGACCATCTGACCCACCACCGCGCCCAGGCCATCGTGTACCTGCGGCTGAATGGGATTCTGCCGCCCAAGTATGTGGGGTGGTAGCTAAAACAAGGGATTTGCAGCCGGATAGCACGGCTGCAATCTGAAAATAAGAACTGTCCATTGTCAACTGTCAACTATCCGTTAAGCAAGTGAAAATCATCGAGACTACCGACATCGCCCGGCGTTACGTCATGGGAAGCGAAGTCATTCAGGCATTGAAATCGGTCACGATTTCGGTCAACAAAGGCGAGTACGTGGCGTTCATGGGGCCGTCGGGTTCAGGAAAATCGACGCTGATGAATATCATTGGCTGCCTGGATACCCCCAGCTCGGGGCGCTACGTTCTGAATGGGAAGGATGTGAGCGATATGACCGAGAGCGAATTGGCCGAAATTCGTAACAAGGAAATCGGGTTTGTTTTCCAGACCTTTAACCTGCTCCCCCGCATGTCGTCGCTGGACAATGTGGCCCTACCGCTCATCTATTCGGGCCTCAATAAGGCCGACCGTACCGAAAAAGCGCAATTGTCCCTAAAAAGTGTGGGACTTTCCGATCGTGGCGGCCACAAACCCAACGAACTTTCCGGTGGTCAGCGCCAGCGCGTGGCCGTAGCCCGGGCCCTGGTCAATGATCCCAGCATTCTGCTGGCCGACGAACCCACGGGAAACCTGGACACCAAGACTTCCTACGAAATCATGGATCTCTTCGACCAACTGCACAGCAAAGGCAACACCATTGTGATGGTAACGCACGAGGAGGATATTGCCAAGTACGCCCACCGCATCATCCGCCTGCGCGACGGCTTGGTCGAATCGGACGAAGTGAATCCTAATCCTACCAAGGTGAGTGCGCTGGTGCAGGAGGAAGGAGAGTAGCGGAGGTTGTGAAATTCTGAGTTAGGTAGGTTCCGGGCCGTAGCTGATTCTTTATCCGACAGGGAATCAGCTACTGTCGAAGATTTTGCTATTTTTGTCAGAACAACGTTTTGCAAAAGAATCAGTAGCTAATTTCGACTTTTACCAACAAACCTATGCTCCGACATTTCCTCGTTTCCTTTTTCTTCGTTTCACTATCCCTGGCTGGCCTGCGGGCGCAGGTCGTGGATGCGCCGCCCCGCGCCGAAGGGGATGGTCCTTACAATCGGCTCATCATCCGGGGCGTCACGCTGGTCAACAGCACGGGGGCACCACCCATGGGTCCGGTAGATATCGTGGTGGAGAAAAATAAGATAAAATCCATTCAGACGGTAGGTAATCCCGGGGTACCCATCGATCCCAAACGCCGCCCCGTAGCCAACGCGGGCGATAAGGAACTCAACTGCGAGGGCATGTACCTCATGCCGGGCTTCATCGACATGCACGGGCATACCGGCGGACGTGCGCAGGGTACCCCCGCCGAGTATGTGTACAAGCTGTGGCTGGGCCACGGGATTACCACCATTCGTGACCCATCGGCGGGCAATGGGCTGGCCTGGACCCTGGAACACAAGAAGAAAAGCCAGGAGAATAAGATCACGGCACCGCGCATCCTGGCCTACACCGCCTTCGGTATGGGAGCCAAAGAACCCATCTCGACCCCCGAGCAAGCCCGCGAATGGGTACGCCAGAACGCCAAGAACGGGGCCGATGGCATCAAGTTCTTTGGCGCTGAGCCGGAAATTTTCAAAGCGGCGCTGGACGAAAACAAGAAACTGGGCCTCCGCTCGGCCTGCCACCACGCGCAACTGGAAGTAGCCCGCATGAACGTACTGGCTACTGCTAAAGCGGGACTGACGACCATGGAACACTGGTATGGCCTGCCTGAGGCGATGTTTGAGGACAAAACCATCCAGAACTACCCCGCCGATTACAACTACAACAACGAGCAGAACCGCTTCGAGGAAGCCGGAAAGCTGTGGCAACAAGCCGCCAAACCCGGCTCCGAAAAATGGAACCAGGTGATGGACGAACTTATCGCGCTGGATTTCACCATCGACCCTACCTTCAATATCTACGAAGCCAACCGCGAACTGATGCTGGCCCGCCGCGCCGAATGGCACGATGAGTATACCCTACCTGCGCTCTGGCGTTTCTACGGACCGAGTCGCGTTTCACACGGTTCCTACTGGCACAATTGGGGTACCGAGCAGGAAGTAGAGTGGAAGCATAATTACCAGATGTGGATGCAGTTTATCAACGAATACAAAAATCGAGGCGGCCGCGTCACGGCCGGTTCCGATTCGGGATTCATTTACCAACTTTACGGCTTTGCCTACATCCGCGAACTGGAGCTGCTGCGCGAAGCGGGTTTTCATCCGCTGGAAGTAATTCGTGCCGCTACCATCAAAGGCGCCGAGGCGCTGGGTATGGCTGATCAGATCGGCTCGGTGGAAGTAGGTAAGTTTGCGGATTTCGTGATCGTGGAAGAAAATCCTTTGGCTAATTTGAAGGTACTCTACGGTACGGGTGCCATTCACCTTGACGAAAACAACGAAGTGACTCGCGTCGGTGGCGTGAAGTACACCGTGAAGGATGGCATCGTCTATGACGCCAAGAAACTGCTGGCCGATGTTCGGGAGATCGTAGAAAAAGCGAAGAAGGACGAGAATTTCCAGATCGTGCAGCCGGGCATGCCCCAGCCTGCCGGTAAGTTGGGAAGTGGGCAGAAGTAGTGGGCTGATTTTTTAATATACGCCTCGCGCCTATAATTACGCTCATTAAGGTAGAGGCTTTTCAGACATGAAGCAGGCTATAATCGTCTTATTATCACTGTTTGTGCCGACTCTGTTACGAGCCCAGGCACAAACAGTGGAGGTATACGGGAGGAGATACAGTGTACAGGCAAAAGGAATCGAAAATCGAAAGGAAGGTACCCCCGTTTTCATCCTCGAAAATGGACTTGGCGTAGGGTTTGAACATTGGGATACCGTCACGGAAGGACTTTC is from Salmonirosea aquatica and encodes:
- a CDS encoding ABC transporter ATP-binding protein, with the translated sequence MKIIETTDIARRYVMGSEVIQALKSVTISVNKGEYVAFMGPSGSGKSTLMNIIGCLDTPSSGRYVLNGKDVSDMTESELAEIRNKEIGFVFQTFNLLPRMSSLDNVALPLIYSGLNKADRTEKAQLSLKSVGLSDRGGHKPNELSGGQRQRVAVARALVNDPSILLADEPTGNLDTKTSYEIMDLFDQLHSKGNTIVMVTHEEDIAKYAHRIIRLRDGLVESDEVNPNPTKVSALVQEEGE
- the atpD gene encoding F0F1 ATP synthase subunit beta, whose product is MANVTNIGKVTQVIGPVVDVSFENSEFIPSILDAMEVVKPNGQKVILECQQHLGEDRVRTIAMDGTEGLQRGMEVKSFGSPIRMPIGEAIKGRLFNVVGDAIDGLQDVDKTDGLSIHRSAPKFEDLATSTEVLFTGIKVIDLLAPYVKGGKIGLFGGAGVGKTVLIQELINNIAKAYAGLSVFAGVGERTREGNDLMREMIEAGIIKYGDAFKHSMEEGGWDLSKVDYNELKDSQATFVFGQMNEPPGARARVALSGLTVAEYFRDGDGEGQGRDILFFIDNIFRFTQAGSEVSALLGRMPSAVGYQPTLATEMGAMQERITSTKRGSITSVQAVYVPADDLTDPAPATTFTHLDATTVLSRKVAEKGIYPAVDPLDSNSRILTAENLGAAHYDCAQRVKNVLQRYKELQDIIAILGMEELSDEDKLVVSRARRVERFLSQPFFVAEQFTGLKGVLVDINDTIKGFNQIMDGEFDHLPEMAFNLVGTIEDATAKGEKMMADAAK
- a CDS encoding DinB family protein, whose translation is MRYVLFLLYCGVALSACAQSEEVHLKELRQKWSNAKTYTLALAESMPAEKYGFRPVAEEMSFGEQLVHLSSNMVWLCSDYLSGAKPPHNRKEIEGYSAKPKDEVLKIVEESLDYAAATLKNFDPKQLNEPVQFFAGPMTRRQIILLMNDHLTHHRAQAIVYLRLNGILPPKYVGW
- a CDS encoding amidohydrolase family protein — translated: MLRHFLVSFFFVSLSLAGLRAQVVDAPPRAEGDGPYNRLIIRGVTLVNSTGAPPMGPVDIVVEKNKIKSIQTVGNPGVPIDPKRRPVANAGDKELNCEGMYLMPGFIDMHGHTGGRAQGTPAEYVYKLWLGHGITTIRDPSAGNGLAWTLEHKKKSQENKITAPRILAYTAFGMGAKEPISTPEQAREWVRQNAKNGADGIKFFGAEPEIFKAALDENKKLGLRSACHHAQLEVARMNVLATAKAGLTTMEHWYGLPEAMFEDKTIQNYPADYNYNNEQNRFEEAGKLWQQAAKPGSEKWNQVMDELIALDFTIDPTFNIYEANRELMLARRAEWHDEYTLPALWRFYGPSRVSHGSYWHNWGTEQEVEWKHNYQMWMQFINEYKNRGGRVTAGSDSGFIYQLYGFAYIRELELLREAGFHPLEVIRAATIKGAEALGMADQIGSVEVGKFADFVIVEENPLANLKVLYGTGAIHLDENNEVTRVGGVKYTVKDGIVYDAKKLLADVREIVEKAKKDENFQIVQPGMPQPAGKLGSGQK
- a CDS encoding S41 family peptidase, which produces MKRNSLLLWLVISAFLFSCREKNIVPEGNPADTEVNNWIYDNMKTWYFWNDKLPTSPDFTPDPQSFFQSILYKYDATLRPDGDRFSWLEASADELKASLSGETTSPGLEFRLIRYASGGDDLFGIVTYAIKGSPAEKAGFKRGDFFTHVNGQKLTVDNYYALLYTDSEAKVFTMGELDADKKVVSSTATRTVTPTVIQADPVYFDTTFVKGDKRVGYLVYHQFIPGPNGSSSNTYDQELEKVFADFKSKNVNELVIDFRYNRGGYVSSATQIASLIGKGTSDKDVFYYKEYNKTVTPDLEKQYGKDYFHDNFLNKTQNLGGNLNRVFFLTSTSTASASELVINGLQPFMNLYLIGGKTTGKNVGSITLSDKSKRIKWGIQPIVSRSSNSLHSSDYTAGFTPDVAKTEGTLLYPYGDPRDPLLGEALFQIFGTRVARRGVEDSDQPQAGPQVHSSIDRHAAGGNMFFNSPNE
- a CDS encoding GlsB/YeaQ/YmgE family stress response membrane protein, whose translation is MGILTWIFVGLVAGGIAKAIHPGKDPGGFIVTMLIGIAGAIVGGFIASALNMGTVDGFNIGSLFIAILGAILLLWLYRKFSGNKA
- the atpC gene encoding ATP synthase F1 subunit epsilon, with product MHLEIITPDKKVFAGEATAVTFPGTEGQFQVLNNHAPLVSTLGVGDVVVETAAAAKQTYRIDGGVVEVLKNKVLVLAEAII
- a CDS encoding serine hydrolase → MKVLKIVGIVVGVIVLVFAGLATYAYFTYFNIEGDYVANFMAKNPTKSALYWMRNDSLVAEQNPDQKMPLASTVKIIIAIEFAQQVSSGKINPADQVPLGEPARFYIPETDGGAHPAWLKHLNEKNLVQDGKVPLLEIAKGMIRFSSNANTEYLMWRLGLNAINANLSALGLAQHDSLYPFASALYVCSDENSAKGLQLMGMDLYKKKAGQYFETLKVDTTVKAKFNFAHLSMPVQRVWSDRLPGSTVREYDSILQKIQSRTYFDSTAQGTLEKIMEWPMEAFDSNRQKYQHLGAKGGSTAFVLTYALYATDRQGNRTRLVFFFNDLTPLEGKFLQTMLTEFQQKVLSGSAEVRQEILKTLSTPSIGD